The following proteins come from a genomic window of Tenebrio molitor chromosome 9, icTenMoli1.1, whole genome shotgun sequence:
- the ebo gene encoding exportin-6 isoform X3, with product MEEFFNPVTSNSRKHEIEQQLNSFRCLPQYWKLCLYFLTNTSSHYVTMFALSTLESTINQQWANTDWQFHEELKNVLHNFLIEKGNTAPHFIRGKYAKLLVAIAKQDWPTHYPNFFINLIELLKSEPNQLIGLILLRTTSEELMGLHSSFENGRKDEITRLLYQYIPMVFDLLNSILENLGTKPRHTATATPPPSPTHPTSTPSLPQQFVTATFKPDSKAVNKEALETVQHLFTWVQINQIPPSIIKAIFNFTNISSYAQDDHDMCVLAMSTINELLYRKCTPPGSQEFFTQLYYYTLELLRDITNSRIDTLDPIFVEKLSELLILLIEQHLWRLEMEPRFSAFDFLSLLYQLTVQLPSVQCYLRCLSVWAAFFKQMKPQENQKYLEAFLGLLTALLKKIQFSSNVSQLKEIDNVDMNDDNETEWQIFLKSSIEIISMIAGHAPLETLNMTLNPWKTCYDIYRRIESIVDRQNCSLNCELSERERLSYILTDFSSLTQALARLSPLFFDQENEEITNVSSPMINNLIEKLLESASLATSIRFYNLTANNSKLTDCFVDNHSQLLAALKTYLIWMTRNDKLAVENLKLIVDITLPVIHNSVPIKISNSAAHLFLALSSLNCAPNLVVLPDVAHFINAAPSLKFRDNQTNFVTYSAITNLVLKPWPDCSQENANHRNYLIGVFFDGLTWGFRDLAPSNDEGRVRQATETVLPALSHVVDFCKDFPIASKKKLFLAIKSTIEHAVILFPAYAKYSEISNCILIFFLNVLRVLQQQLGVEGTKSAVQVFLEVAVKEQEAGNFLDKLLQIFQLVVESPGTSYKNFLPGILQLCMDNVYPFILTHGAEKPDAFMALLTLLHSILLHRWQYFYSSQVRLGYSPVYSEAESDTPEPMQLMAVLQVFGQALLQQDINIFKLSLASLEDLNAKWKLYLNVLFRYNGLSKYLSVLVQTLIDKSQSLLSEDIQVTIYNMATVNFDYFFSTFLPEFIRGIEGITDQQREILLTNFMQNHDKDMPTFVQHLRIFVNDARHFRLCSMPSGFL from the exons ATGGAAGAATTCTTTAACCCAGTCACAAGTAATTCCAGGAAACATGAAATTGAACAGCAATTGAATTCGTTCAGGTGCCTACCACAATATTGGAAGTTATGTCTGTATTTTCTTACAAATACATCAAGTCATTATGTGACTATGTTTGCCTTATCAACATTAGag TCTACAATCAACCAACAGTGGGCAAATACTGATTGGCAATTCCATGAAGAACTTAAAAATGTCCTGCACAATTTCTTGATAGAAAAAGGAAATACAGCACCACACTTTATCCGAGGGAAATATGCAAAGTTGTTGGTTGCTATCGCTAAACAAGATTGGCCAACTCATtatccaaatttttttattaacttgATCGAG TTATTAAAATCAGAACCTAACCAACTTATTGGTCTAATTTTATTACGAACTACAAGTGAAGAATTGATGGGTCTTCATTCTTCATTTGAAAATGGTAGAAAAGATGAAATAACAAGACTGCTGTACCAGTACATTCCTATGGTCTTTGATTTATTAAACTCCATTCTTGAAAATTTAG GTACTAAACCTAGACACACTGCTACTGCAACTCCTCCACCTTCTCCAACACATCCCACATCTACTCCAAGTCTTCCCCAGCAGTTTGTGACAGCAACTTTCAAACCAGACAGCAAGGCTGTTAATAAAGAGGCTTTAGAGACTGTGCAACATTTATTCACTTGGGtacaaattaatcaaatacCCCCATCTATTATTAAagctatttttaattttaccaacATATCCAGCTATGCTCAG GATGACCACGACATGTGCGTTTTAGCAATGTCGACAATCAACGAACTCCTCTACAGGAAGTGCACTCCTCCCGGAAGTCAGGAGTTTTTTACGCAACTTTACTACTACACGTTGGAATTGTTACGCGACATAACGAACAGTCGAATCGACACATTAGACCCTAT TTTCGTCGAAAAACTATCAGAACTGTTGATTTTGTTAATCGAGCAACACTTATGGCGTCTTGAGATGGAACCTCGCTTTTCGGCGTTCGATTTTTTGTCGTTGCTTTATCAACTGACCGTACAACTGCCTTCGGTGCAATGTTATTTAAGATGTCTCAGCGTTTGGGCTGCCTTTTTCAAACAGATGAAACCCCAGGAAAATCAAAA GTATTTAGAAGCTTTTCTGGGATTGTTGACAGCTTTGTTGAAAAAGATTCAGTTTTCTTCCAATGTTAGCCAACTTAAGGAAATCGATAATGTGGATATGAATGACGAC aatGAGACGGAAtggcaaatatttttgaaatcttcGATCGAGATCATATCAATGATTGCAGGACATGCGCCTTTAGAGACTCTCAACATGACT TTAAATCCATGGAAAACTTGTTACGACATTTATCGTCGAATAGAATCAATTGTAGACCGCCAAAACTGTTCGTTAAATTGCGAATTATCAGAGAGAGAAAGACTGTCATACATCTTAACTGACTTTTCATCTCTAACACAAGCTTTAGCCAGACTCTCGCCACTATTCTTCGACCAAG AAAACGAAGAAATTACGAACGTCTCATCACCCATGATTAATAATCTAATAGAAAAATTACTCGAGAGTGCCTCATTAGCAACTTCGATCAGGTTCTACAACTTAACAGCAAATAATTCCAAATTGACCGATTGCTTCGTCGATAA TCACAGCCAACTCTTGGCCGCGTTAAAAACGTACTTAATCTGGATGACTCGCAACGACAAGCTAGCAGTCGAAAATCTAAAACTGATCGTGGACATAACCCTGCCGGTGATCCACAATTCTGTTCCTATAAAAATCAGCAACTCGGCGGCACATCTGTTCCTAGCGTTGTCCAGCTTGAATTGTGCTCCGAATTTGGTGGTGCTGCCCGACGTCGCTCACTTCATAAACGCTGCACCTAGTCTAAAGTTCAGGGACAATCAAACGAACTTCGTCACCTACAGTGCCATCACCAATTTGGTGCTGAAACCTTGGCCTGATTGTTCTCAGGAGAACGCCAATCACAGGAACTACCTGATCGGTGTGTTTTTCGACGGCTTGACCTGGGGTTTCAGAGATCTGGCGCCCTCTAACGACGAGGGGCGGGTGCGGCAAGCCACAGAAACTGTGTTGCCGGCGCTGTCGCACGTCGTCGATTTTTGTAAAGACTTTCCGATAGCGTCCAAGAAGAAACTGTTTCTCGCGATCAAGTCGACGATAGAGCATGCGGTTATTCTCTTTCCGGCCTACGCCAAGTACTCGGAGATCAGCAATTGCATTCTGATTTTCTTTCTGAATGTGTTGAGGGTGTTGCAGCAACAGCTTGGCGTTGAGGGGACCAAGAGTGCTGTGCAGGTGTTCCTAGAAGTGGCGGTGAA GGAACAAGAAGCTGGGAATTTTCTTGATAAACTACTTCAGATTTTTCAACTAGTGGTTGAATCTCCAGGTACTAGCTACAAAAATTTTCTGCCGGGGATTTTACAGTTGTGCATGGATAATGTTTATCCATTTATTCTGACCCACGGGGCGGAAAAACCAGACGCTTTTATGGCGTTACTCACTCTGTTGCACAG TATACTCCTTCATAGATGGCAGTACTTCTACAGTTCCCAAGTGAGGCTAGGGTATTCACCAGTGTACAGTGAAGCAGAGAGTGATACTCCCGAACCAATGCAACTCATGGCTGTGTTGCAAGTATTTGGACAAGCTCTGCTCCAGCAAGacataaacattttcaaattgagtTTAGCTTCCTTAGAAGACTTGAACGCCAAATGGAAGCTCTATCTTAAT GTTTTGTTCAGGTACAACGGCCTATCAAAGTACCTGTCGGTACTGGTACAAACTTTAATAGACAAATCGCAAAGTTTGCTATCGGAAGACATACAAG
- the ebo gene encoding exportin-6 isoform X1, protein MKCCSQNGLIRGFIRSPKISLTTTQDRNENNSLAALEYLMEEFFNPVTSNSRKHEIEQQLNSFRCLPQYWKLCLYFLTNTSSHYVTMFALSTLESTINQQWANTDWQFHEELKNVLHNFLIEKGNTAPHFIRGKYAKLLVAIAKQDWPTHYPNFFINLIELLKSEPNQLIGLILLRTTSEELMGLHSSFENGRKDEITRLLYQYIPMVFDLLNSILENLGTKPRHTATATPPPSPTHPTSTPSLPQQFVTATFKPDSKAVNKEALETVQHLFTWVQINQIPPSIIKAIFNFTNISSYAQDDHDMCVLAMSTINELLYRKCTPPGSQEFFTQLYYYTLELLRDITNSRIDTLDPIFVEKLSELLILLIEQHLWRLEMEPRFSAFDFLSLLYQLTVQLPSVQCYLRCLSVWAAFFKQMKPQENQKYLEAFLGLLTALLKKIQFSSNVSQLKEIDNVDMNDDNETEWQIFLKSSIEIISMIAGHAPLETLNMTLNPWKTCYDIYRRIESIVDRQNCSLNCELSERERLSYILTDFSSLTQALARLSPLFFDQENEEITNVSSPMINNLIEKLLESASLATSIRFYNLTANNSKLTDCFVDNHSQLLAALKTYLIWMTRNDKLAVENLKLIVDITLPVIHNSVPIKISNSAAHLFLALSSLNCAPNLVVLPDVAHFINAAPSLKFRDNQTNFVTYSAITNLVLKPWPDCSQENANHRNYLIGVFFDGLTWGFRDLAPSNDEGRVRQATETVLPALSHVVDFCKDFPIASKKKLFLAIKSTIEHAVILFPAYAKYSEISNCILIFFLNVLRVLQQQLGVEGTKSAVQVFLEVAVKEQEAGNFLDKLLQIFQLVVESPGTSYKNFLPGILQLCMDNVYPFILTHGAEKPDAFMALLTLLHSILLHRWQYFYSSQVRLGYSPVYSEAESDTPEPMQLMAVLQVFGQALLQQDINIFKLSLASLEDLNAKWKLYLNVLFRYNGLSKYLSVLVQTLIDKSQSLLSEDIQVTIYNMATVNFDYFFSTFLPEFIRGIEGITDQQREILLTNFMQNHDKDMPTFVQHLRIFVNDARHFRLCSMPSGFL, encoded by the exons TGCTGCAGTCAAAACGGACTCATTCGGGGTTTTATTAGAAGTCCAAAGATTTCATTAACCACGACgcag GACCGgaatgaaaataattctttggcTGCTTTGGAATACTTGATGGAAGAATTCTTTAACCCAGTCACAAGTAATTCCAGGAAACATGAAATTGAACAGCAATTGAATTCGTTCAGGTGCCTACCACAATATTGGAAGTTATGTCTGTATTTTCTTACAAATACATCAAGTCATTATGTGACTATGTTTGCCTTATCAACATTAGag TCTACAATCAACCAACAGTGGGCAAATACTGATTGGCAATTCCATGAAGAACTTAAAAATGTCCTGCACAATTTCTTGATAGAAAAAGGAAATACAGCACCACACTTTATCCGAGGGAAATATGCAAAGTTGTTGGTTGCTATCGCTAAACAAGATTGGCCAACTCATtatccaaatttttttattaacttgATCGAG TTATTAAAATCAGAACCTAACCAACTTATTGGTCTAATTTTATTACGAACTACAAGTGAAGAATTGATGGGTCTTCATTCTTCATTTGAAAATGGTAGAAAAGATGAAATAACAAGACTGCTGTACCAGTACATTCCTATGGTCTTTGATTTATTAAACTCCATTCTTGAAAATTTAG GTACTAAACCTAGACACACTGCTACTGCAACTCCTCCACCTTCTCCAACACATCCCACATCTACTCCAAGTCTTCCCCAGCAGTTTGTGACAGCAACTTTCAAACCAGACAGCAAGGCTGTTAATAAAGAGGCTTTAGAGACTGTGCAACATTTATTCACTTGGGtacaaattaatcaaatacCCCCATCTATTATTAAagctatttttaattttaccaacATATCCAGCTATGCTCAG GATGACCACGACATGTGCGTTTTAGCAATGTCGACAATCAACGAACTCCTCTACAGGAAGTGCACTCCTCCCGGAAGTCAGGAGTTTTTTACGCAACTTTACTACTACACGTTGGAATTGTTACGCGACATAACGAACAGTCGAATCGACACATTAGACCCTAT TTTCGTCGAAAAACTATCAGAACTGTTGATTTTGTTAATCGAGCAACACTTATGGCGTCTTGAGATGGAACCTCGCTTTTCGGCGTTCGATTTTTTGTCGTTGCTTTATCAACTGACCGTACAACTGCCTTCGGTGCAATGTTATTTAAGATGTCTCAGCGTTTGGGCTGCCTTTTTCAAACAGATGAAACCCCAGGAAAATCAAAA GTATTTAGAAGCTTTTCTGGGATTGTTGACAGCTTTGTTGAAAAAGATTCAGTTTTCTTCCAATGTTAGCCAACTTAAGGAAATCGATAATGTGGATATGAATGACGAC aatGAGACGGAAtggcaaatatttttgaaatcttcGATCGAGATCATATCAATGATTGCAGGACATGCGCCTTTAGAGACTCTCAACATGACT TTAAATCCATGGAAAACTTGTTACGACATTTATCGTCGAATAGAATCAATTGTAGACCGCCAAAACTGTTCGTTAAATTGCGAATTATCAGAGAGAGAAAGACTGTCATACATCTTAACTGACTTTTCATCTCTAACACAAGCTTTAGCCAGACTCTCGCCACTATTCTTCGACCAAG AAAACGAAGAAATTACGAACGTCTCATCACCCATGATTAATAATCTAATAGAAAAATTACTCGAGAGTGCCTCATTAGCAACTTCGATCAGGTTCTACAACTTAACAGCAAATAATTCCAAATTGACCGATTGCTTCGTCGATAA TCACAGCCAACTCTTGGCCGCGTTAAAAACGTACTTAATCTGGATGACTCGCAACGACAAGCTAGCAGTCGAAAATCTAAAACTGATCGTGGACATAACCCTGCCGGTGATCCACAATTCTGTTCCTATAAAAATCAGCAACTCGGCGGCACATCTGTTCCTAGCGTTGTCCAGCTTGAATTGTGCTCCGAATTTGGTGGTGCTGCCCGACGTCGCTCACTTCATAAACGCTGCACCTAGTCTAAAGTTCAGGGACAATCAAACGAACTTCGTCACCTACAGTGCCATCACCAATTTGGTGCTGAAACCTTGGCCTGATTGTTCTCAGGAGAACGCCAATCACAGGAACTACCTGATCGGTGTGTTTTTCGACGGCTTGACCTGGGGTTTCAGAGATCTGGCGCCCTCTAACGACGAGGGGCGGGTGCGGCAAGCCACAGAAACTGTGTTGCCGGCGCTGTCGCACGTCGTCGATTTTTGTAAAGACTTTCCGATAGCGTCCAAGAAGAAACTGTTTCTCGCGATCAAGTCGACGATAGAGCATGCGGTTATTCTCTTTCCGGCCTACGCCAAGTACTCGGAGATCAGCAATTGCATTCTGATTTTCTTTCTGAATGTGTTGAGGGTGTTGCAGCAACAGCTTGGCGTTGAGGGGACCAAGAGTGCTGTGCAGGTGTTCCTAGAAGTGGCGGTGAA GGAACAAGAAGCTGGGAATTTTCTTGATAAACTACTTCAGATTTTTCAACTAGTGGTTGAATCTCCAGGTACTAGCTACAAAAATTTTCTGCCGGGGATTTTACAGTTGTGCATGGATAATGTTTATCCATTTATTCTGACCCACGGGGCGGAAAAACCAGACGCTTTTATGGCGTTACTCACTCTGTTGCACAG TATACTCCTTCATAGATGGCAGTACTTCTACAGTTCCCAAGTGAGGCTAGGGTATTCACCAGTGTACAGTGAAGCAGAGAGTGATACTCCCGAACCAATGCAACTCATGGCTGTGTTGCAAGTATTTGGACAAGCTCTGCTCCAGCAAGacataaacattttcaaattgagtTTAGCTTCCTTAGAAGACTTGAACGCCAAATGGAAGCTCTATCTTAAT GTTTTGTTCAGGTACAACGGCCTATCAAAGTACCTGTCGGTACTGGTACAAACTTTAATAGACAAATCGCAAAGTTTGCTATCGGAAGACATACAAG
- the ebo gene encoding exportin-6 isoform X2 has translation MDRNENNSLAALEYLMEEFFNPVTSNSRKHEIEQQLNSFRCLPQYWKLCLYFLTNTSSHYVTMFALSTLESTINQQWANTDWQFHEELKNVLHNFLIEKGNTAPHFIRGKYAKLLVAIAKQDWPTHYPNFFINLIELLKSEPNQLIGLILLRTTSEELMGLHSSFENGRKDEITRLLYQYIPMVFDLLNSILENLGTKPRHTATATPPPSPTHPTSTPSLPQQFVTATFKPDSKAVNKEALETVQHLFTWVQINQIPPSIIKAIFNFTNISSYAQDDHDMCVLAMSTINELLYRKCTPPGSQEFFTQLYYYTLELLRDITNSRIDTLDPIFVEKLSELLILLIEQHLWRLEMEPRFSAFDFLSLLYQLTVQLPSVQCYLRCLSVWAAFFKQMKPQENQKYLEAFLGLLTALLKKIQFSSNVSQLKEIDNVDMNDDNETEWQIFLKSSIEIISMIAGHAPLETLNMTLNPWKTCYDIYRRIESIVDRQNCSLNCELSERERLSYILTDFSSLTQALARLSPLFFDQENEEITNVSSPMINNLIEKLLESASLATSIRFYNLTANNSKLTDCFVDNHSQLLAALKTYLIWMTRNDKLAVENLKLIVDITLPVIHNSVPIKISNSAAHLFLALSSLNCAPNLVVLPDVAHFINAAPSLKFRDNQTNFVTYSAITNLVLKPWPDCSQENANHRNYLIGVFFDGLTWGFRDLAPSNDEGRVRQATETVLPALSHVVDFCKDFPIASKKKLFLAIKSTIEHAVILFPAYAKYSEISNCILIFFLNVLRVLQQQLGVEGTKSAVQVFLEVAVKEQEAGNFLDKLLQIFQLVVESPGTSYKNFLPGILQLCMDNVYPFILTHGAEKPDAFMALLTLLHSILLHRWQYFYSSQVRLGYSPVYSEAESDTPEPMQLMAVLQVFGQALLQQDINIFKLSLASLEDLNAKWKLYLNVLFRYNGLSKYLSVLVQTLIDKSQSLLSEDIQVTIYNMATVNFDYFFSTFLPEFIRGIEGITDQQREILLTNFMQNHDKDMPTFVQHLRIFVNDARHFRLCSMPSGFL, from the exons ATG GACCGgaatgaaaataattctttggcTGCTTTGGAATACTTGATGGAAGAATTCTTTAACCCAGTCACAAGTAATTCCAGGAAACATGAAATTGAACAGCAATTGAATTCGTTCAGGTGCCTACCACAATATTGGAAGTTATGTCTGTATTTTCTTACAAATACATCAAGTCATTATGTGACTATGTTTGCCTTATCAACATTAGag TCTACAATCAACCAACAGTGGGCAAATACTGATTGGCAATTCCATGAAGAACTTAAAAATGTCCTGCACAATTTCTTGATAGAAAAAGGAAATACAGCACCACACTTTATCCGAGGGAAATATGCAAAGTTGTTGGTTGCTATCGCTAAACAAGATTGGCCAACTCATtatccaaatttttttattaacttgATCGAG TTATTAAAATCAGAACCTAACCAACTTATTGGTCTAATTTTATTACGAACTACAAGTGAAGAATTGATGGGTCTTCATTCTTCATTTGAAAATGGTAGAAAAGATGAAATAACAAGACTGCTGTACCAGTACATTCCTATGGTCTTTGATTTATTAAACTCCATTCTTGAAAATTTAG GTACTAAACCTAGACACACTGCTACTGCAACTCCTCCACCTTCTCCAACACATCCCACATCTACTCCAAGTCTTCCCCAGCAGTTTGTGACAGCAACTTTCAAACCAGACAGCAAGGCTGTTAATAAAGAGGCTTTAGAGACTGTGCAACATTTATTCACTTGGGtacaaattaatcaaatacCCCCATCTATTATTAAagctatttttaattttaccaacATATCCAGCTATGCTCAG GATGACCACGACATGTGCGTTTTAGCAATGTCGACAATCAACGAACTCCTCTACAGGAAGTGCACTCCTCCCGGAAGTCAGGAGTTTTTTACGCAACTTTACTACTACACGTTGGAATTGTTACGCGACATAACGAACAGTCGAATCGACACATTAGACCCTAT TTTCGTCGAAAAACTATCAGAACTGTTGATTTTGTTAATCGAGCAACACTTATGGCGTCTTGAGATGGAACCTCGCTTTTCGGCGTTCGATTTTTTGTCGTTGCTTTATCAACTGACCGTACAACTGCCTTCGGTGCAATGTTATTTAAGATGTCTCAGCGTTTGGGCTGCCTTTTTCAAACAGATGAAACCCCAGGAAAATCAAAA GTATTTAGAAGCTTTTCTGGGATTGTTGACAGCTTTGTTGAAAAAGATTCAGTTTTCTTCCAATGTTAGCCAACTTAAGGAAATCGATAATGTGGATATGAATGACGAC aatGAGACGGAAtggcaaatatttttgaaatcttcGATCGAGATCATATCAATGATTGCAGGACATGCGCCTTTAGAGACTCTCAACATGACT TTAAATCCATGGAAAACTTGTTACGACATTTATCGTCGAATAGAATCAATTGTAGACCGCCAAAACTGTTCGTTAAATTGCGAATTATCAGAGAGAGAAAGACTGTCATACATCTTAACTGACTTTTCATCTCTAACACAAGCTTTAGCCAGACTCTCGCCACTATTCTTCGACCAAG AAAACGAAGAAATTACGAACGTCTCATCACCCATGATTAATAATCTAATAGAAAAATTACTCGAGAGTGCCTCATTAGCAACTTCGATCAGGTTCTACAACTTAACAGCAAATAATTCCAAATTGACCGATTGCTTCGTCGATAA TCACAGCCAACTCTTGGCCGCGTTAAAAACGTACTTAATCTGGATGACTCGCAACGACAAGCTAGCAGTCGAAAATCTAAAACTGATCGTGGACATAACCCTGCCGGTGATCCACAATTCTGTTCCTATAAAAATCAGCAACTCGGCGGCACATCTGTTCCTAGCGTTGTCCAGCTTGAATTGTGCTCCGAATTTGGTGGTGCTGCCCGACGTCGCTCACTTCATAAACGCTGCACCTAGTCTAAAGTTCAGGGACAATCAAACGAACTTCGTCACCTACAGTGCCATCACCAATTTGGTGCTGAAACCTTGGCCTGATTGTTCTCAGGAGAACGCCAATCACAGGAACTACCTGATCGGTGTGTTTTTCGACGGCTTGACCTGGGGTTTCAGAGATCTGGCGCCCTCTAACGACGAGGGGCGGGTGCGGCAAGCCACAGAAACTGTGTTGCCGGCGCTGTCGCACGTCGTCGATTTTTGTAAAGACTTTCCGATAGCGTCCAAGAAGAAACTGTTTCTCGCGATCAAGTCGACGATAGAGCATGCGGTTATTCTCTTTCCGGCCTACGCCAAGTACTCGGAGATCAGCAATTGCATTCTGATTTTCTTTCTGAATGTGTTGAGGGTGTTGCAGCAACAGCTTGGCGTTGAGGGGACCAAGAGTGCTGTGCAGGTGTTCCTAGAAGTGGCGGTGAA GGAACAAGAAGCTGGGAATTTTCTTGATAAACTACTTCAGATTTTTCAACTAGTGGTTGAATCTCCAGGTACTAGCTACAAAAATTTTCTGCCGGGGATTTTACAGTTGTGCATGGATAATGTTTATCCATTTATTCTGACCCACGGGGCGGAAAAACCAGACGCTTTTATGGCGTTACTCACTCTGTTGCACAG TATACTCCTTCATAGATGGCAGTACTTCTACAGTTCCCAAGTGAGGCTAGGGTATTCACCAGTGTACAGTGAAGCAGAGAGTGATACTCCCGAACCAATGCAACTCATGGCTGTGTTGCAAGTATTTGGACAAGCTCTGCTCCAGCAAGacataaacattttcaaattgagtTTAGCTTCCTTAGAAGACTTGAACGCCAAATGGAAGCTCTATCTTAAT GTTTTGTTCAGGTACAACGGCCTATCAAAGTACCTGTCGGTACTGGTACAAACTTTAATAGACAAATCGCAAAGTTTGCTATCGGAAGACATACAAG